From Arachis stenosperma cultivar V10309 chromosome 2, arast.V10309.gnm1.PFL2, whole genome shotgun sequence, one genomic window encodes:
- the LOC130960523 gene encoding LIMR family protein At5g01460, producing MGDFNLALLIVAIVVCVIVFLVNVYLLVNYQHPDDKNQAYFPKFVVVFGLSVAAISILMLPADVANRQACRHAIYNGACNLTLPMKTLWLVVYIVDAVLVFFVIPFAMFYYEGDQDKSIGKRIRSALLWMVTTAIVCALILGILYGLVGKVDFTVRHLSSSTTSFPSSWSLSNSQQCLGNGARQCSAYLANPSSEKTWTMRTTFPEYVVALATIVGSVLFAIFGGVGIACLPLGLIFSFIRRPKAVITRSQYIKEATELGKKARELKKAAESLHQEERSGAKGRKFRKNVKSVEKELFQLEEDVKLLEEMYPQGEQAETTWALTVLGYLGKLVLGILGLIVSVAWVAHIIIYLLIDPPLSSFLNEVFIKLDSIWGLLGTAAFAFFCFYLLLAVIAGATMLGLRLVFITIHPMKWGATLMNSFLFNVGLILLCSISVIQFCATAFAYYAQATAAQEIFGHTLESLRGIKYLYKYNVFQIAFVVLAGLTFVYYLIFGWRRRKPSGRFQLSS from the exons ATGGGGGATTTCAACCTTGCTCTGTTGATCGTGGCGATCGTGGTGTGCGTGATCGTGTTCCTGGTGAACGTGTACCTTCTCGTGAACTACCAACATCCTGATGACAAGAACCAGGCATACTTCCCCAAATTCGTCGTCGTTTTCGGTCTCTCTGTCGCCGCAATCTCCATTCTCATGCTCCCGGCAGATGTCGCGAACCGGCAGGCGTGTCGCCACGCGATCTACAATGGTGCGTGCAACCTCACGCTCCCGATGAAGACCTTGTGGCTCGTCGTTTACATCGTCGACGCCGTGCTTGTCTTCTTCGTTATTCCTTTCGCAATGTTCTACTATGAAGGCGACCAAGACAA GAGTATTGGCAAGAGGATTAGGAGTGCATTGTTGTGGATGGTGACCACTGCTATCGTGTGTGCTCTCATTCTGGGAATTTTGTATG GGCTTGTTGGGAAGGTGGACTTTACTGTCAGGCATCTCTCTTCTTCCACAACGTCATTTCCAAGCTCATGGAGCCTAAGTAACAGTCAACAATGCCTTGGAAATGGTGCCCGTCAG TGTTCTGCATATTTGGCTAATCCTTCATCAGAGAAAACATGGACCATGCGTACTACCTTCCCTGAATATGTTGTTGCTCTTGCTACTATTGTTGGTTCTGTGCTTTTTGCT ATATTTGGTGGTGTTGGCATTGCCTGTCTTCCGTTAGGACTTATATTTTCATTTATTCGGCGCCCAAAGGCTGTTATCACTCGTTCACAATATATCAAG GAAGCAACTGAGCTGGGCAAGAAAGCAAGAGAACTGAAGAAAGCAGCTGAGTCACTTCATCAAGAAGAAAGAAGTGGTGCAAAGGGTAGGAAATTTCGCAAAAATGTGAAGTCAGTAGAAAAG GAATTGTTTCAACTAGAAGAAGATGTAAAGCTTCTTGAGGAGATGTACCCACAAGGCGAGCAG GCTGAGACAACATGGGCGCTAACAGTTCTTGGATATCTGGGAAAGCTTGTTTTGGGAATTTTAGG GCTTATTGTTTCTGTGGCATGGGTTGCACATATCATCATCTATCTATTAATCGATCCTCCTCTATCTTCTTTCCTGAATGAAGTTTTCATCAAGCTGGATAGTATATGGG GTCTTCTGGGAACAGCCGCGTTTGCATTTTTCTGCTTCTACCTTTTGCTTGCTGTTATTGCTGGTGCAACAATGCTAGGGCTGAGACTAGTTTTCATTACTATACATCCTATGAA ATGGGGAGCGACTCTCATGAACTCTTTTCTGTTTAATGTGGGCCTTATCCTTCTCTGCTCCATCAG TGTGATCCAGTTCTGTGCGACAGCATTTGCCTACTATGCTCAAGCAACTGCAGCACAGGAAATATTTGGCCACACCTTGGAGTCTCTGCGTGGAATTAAATATTTGTACAA GTACAACGTATTTCAGATCGCATTTGTTGTGTTGGCTGGATTGACATTTGtgtattatcttatcttt GGATGGAGAAGAAGAAAGCCTAGTGGCAGGTTCCAATTGTCTTCATGA